One region of Bacterioplanoides sp. SCSIO 12839 genomic DNA includes:
- a CDS encoding molybdenum cofactor guanylyltransferase, which translates to MQLDNPRIVAAVLAGGLSSRMGTDKALLLDNQQRSQLQRACAVIEPLVADGVIQKMVVSRALNPAEQQLLGCEFIPDLVEEKGPLGAIYSLAQSLKNQCDYLLLLPVDLPFIQSSNLNNLIDQGLKKQSACFYQNHFLPLFLPLSDSLTQYLEQQLNCENGNLSVRGLLTELGSQAIPYNEDEKFLTNANTPEQWQAIHKQI; encoded by the coding sequence ATGCAATTGGATAATCCCAGGATAGTCGCTGCGGTTCTCGCCGGCGGCTTATCCAGTCGCATGGGCACAGATAAAGCTTTGTTGCTGGATAATCAGCAACGCAGTCAGCTGCAACGAGCTTGTGCTGTTATTGAGCCTTTGGTTGCTGACGGTGTAATTCAGAAGATGGTTGTTAGCCGAGCATTAAACCCTGCTGAGCAACAACTATTGGGCTGTGAATTTATTCCTGATTTGGTTGAGGAAAAAGGACCGCTGGGAGCAATTTATTCTCTGGCTCAATCGTTAAAAAATCAGTGTGATTATTTATTGTTGTTGCCGGTGGATTTACCTTTTATTCAGTCATCAAATCTGAATAACCTGATTGATCAGGGGTTGAAAAAGCAGTCAGCCTGTTTTTATCAGAATCATTTTTTGCCGCTGTTTTTACCGCTTTCAGATTCGTTGACTCAATATCTTGAACAGCAATTGAATTGTGAGAATGGCAATCTGAGTGTCCGGGGTTTATTAACCGAGCTGGGCAGCCAGGCAATACCGTATAACGAAGATGAGAAGTTTCTGACCAATGCCAACACCCCCGAACAGTGGCAGGCAATTCACAAGCAGATTTAA
- the moaB gene encoding molybdenum cofactor biosynthesis protein B, which translates to MAKTFTDNFIALNIAVLTVSDSRTEETDTSGQLLVAELTKQGHHLSDKQIVIDDVYKIRAQIANWIADETTQAILVTGGTGFTGRDSTPEAVTPLFDKTIDGFGELFRQISYQQIGTSTVQSRAIAGLSNGTVIFCMPGSTNACRTAWDEIIESQLNSTHRPCNFVPQLKQAELAPCKTRG; encoded by the coding sequence ATGGCCAAAACATTTACCGATAACTTTATTGCACTGAACATTGCTGTCCTAACCGTATCCGATAGCCGCACGGAAGAAACCGATACCAGCGGTCAGCTACTGGTTGCCGAGCTAACCAAACAAGGTCACCACCTGAGCGACAAACAAATCGTGATCGACGACGTGTATAAGATTCGTGCTCAGATCGCCAACTGGATCGCTGACGAAACCACCCAAGCCATACTGGTAACAGGCGGCACCGGCTTCACCGGTCGCGACTCCACACCAGAAGCCGTCACTCCCTTGTTTGATAAGACTATTGATGGCTTTGGAGAGTTGTTCCGTCAGATCTCCTACCAACAAATAGGTACCTCTACTGTTCAAAGCCGGGCTATTGCCGGACTATCGAACGGCACGGTAATCTTCTGTATGCCGGGCTCTACCAACGCATGTCGTACAGCCTGGGATGAAATCATTGAAAGTCAGCTGAACAGCACCCATCGCCCATGCAACTTTGTGCCGCAACTGAAACAAGCAGAACTGGCACCTTGTAAAACCCGCGGTTAA
- the moaC gene encoding cyclic pyranopterin monophosphate synthase MoaC — MSEFSHVNSNGEANMVDVSDKQASVRVARAEGYVNMRAETLAKILAGDHHKGDVFSVARIAGIQAAKQTSNLIPLCHPLMLSKVAVEFQPEPEHNRVRIESLCKLTGQTGVEMEALTAVSVTALTLFDMCKAVDPGMEISCVRVLEKQGGKTGHWQAGN; from the coding sequence ATGTCTGAATTTTCCCATGTGAATTCCAACGGCGAAGCCAATATGGTCGACGTCAGCGACAAACAAGCCAGCGTGCGTGTCGCCCGTGCTGAAGGTTATGTGAATATGAGAGCAGAAACTCTGGCGAAAATTCTCGCCGGAGACCATCACAAAGGTGATGTTTTTTCTGTTGCCCGTATCGCCGGCATTCAGGCAGCGAAACAAACCAGCAACCTGATTCCGCTGTGCCACCCGCTGATGTTATCCAAGGTCGCGGTAGAGTTTCAGCCAGAGCCGGAACACAACCGTGTGCGTATCGAATCCCTATGTAAATTAACCGGCCAGACCGGTGTCGAAATGGAAGCGTTAACAGCGGTTTCCGTTACTGCATTAACCCTGTTCGATATGTGTAAAGCGGTTGATCCGGGTATGGAAATTTCTTGCGTCAGAGTGCTGGAAAAACAGGGCGGAAAAACGGGTCACTGGCAGGCTGGTAACTAA
- the moaD gene encoding molybdopterin converting factor subunit 1, whose translation MKVLFFAQLRERLNCDSAELDIESPTLINTVREALIAQFPDHADLLKDGKALVAINQELINNEKATITAADEVAFFPPVTGG comes from the coding sequence ATGAAGGTGTTATTTTTTGCCCAACTGCGTGAACGTTTAAACTGCGACAGTGCCGAACTGGATATCGAATCACCGACTCTGATAAACACTGTGCGCGAAGCGTTAATCGCTCAGTTCCCGGATCATGCTGATCTGTTAAAAGATGGCAAAGCGCTGGTTGCCATCAATCAGGAATTAATTAACAACGAAAAAGCGACCATCACCGCTGCTGATGAAGTTGCTTTTTTTCCACCGGTTACCGGCGGTTGA
- the moaE gene encoding molybdopterin synthase catalytic subunit MoaE encodes MDHIRVQEADFDINAEYQAMREDNREDGAIVFFVGQVREMNQGSEVTGLYLEHYPAMTEKSLQGIVEQARERWPALNRIRLIHRVGQLHISDQIVFVAVSSSHRETAFEACHFIMDFLKNRAPFWKKETIESGDRWVEALQKDKDALKKW; translated from the coding sequence ATGGATCATATTCGCGTACAGGAAGCCGACTTCGATATTAATGCCGAATACCAGGCCATGCGCGAAGACAATCGCGAAGACGGTGCCATCGTCTTTTTTGTCGGCCAAGTGCGGGAAATGAATCAAGGCTCGGAAGTCACTGGGTTATATCTGGAACATTACCCAGCGATGACCGAAAAGTCGTTACAGGGCATTGTTGAGCAGGCCAGGGAGCGCTGGCCAGCGCTAAACCGTATTCGCCTGATTCATCGGGTCGGCCAATTACATATTTCCGATCAGATTGTGTTTGTTGCCGTTAGTAGCAGCCATCGCGAAACAGCTTTTGAAGCCTGCCATTTTATTATGGATTTCCTGAAAAACCGTGCTCCGTTCTGGAAAAAAGAAACCATTGAATCCGGTGACCGCTGGGTAGAAGCACTGCAGAAAGATAAAGACGCACTGAAGAAATGGTAA
- a CDS encoding crotonase/enoyl-CoA hydratase family protein, translating into MPEDNKLLIDISEHIVTITFNRPEKLNALDPDSYHLLAQTLYKLQHDNELRVAVIQANGKHFTAGLELDKWAPIFAAGKMPELAENEIDPYGLQGERLTKPVIMATQGICYTSGLELLLNADIRIATADARYAQLEVQRGIYPCGGGTIRLPEAIGWGNAQRYLLTGDEFSAEQALQWGLIQEIVDVDKLHQRARELATKIVKAAPLGVQAALKSSKVSRYQDQQTAIADVFKDMPSVMTSEDAREGVTSFLERREAVFTGK; encoded by the coding sequence ATGCCTGAAGACAATAAATTATTAATCGATATCAGCGAGCATATCGTTACCATTACCTTTAATCGCCCGGAAAAACTGAACGCACTAGATCCGGATTCTTATCATCTGTTGGCGCAGACTCTGTACAAGCTGCAACATGATAATGAATTACGGGTTGCCGTTATCCAGGCAAATGGCAAACACTTCACCGCCGGGCTAGAGCTGGATAAATGGGCGCCTATTTTTGCGGCGGGAAAAATGCCGGAGCTGGCAGAAAATGAAATCGACCCATATGGATTACAGGGCGAGCGTTTAACTAAGCCGGTAATTATGGCTACTCAGGGGATTTGTTATACCTCGGGACTGGAGCTGTTATTAAATGCCGATATTCGTATCGCCACAGCCGATGCGCGTTACGCTCAGTTAGAAGTGCAGCGTGGTATTTATCCCTGTGGTGGTGGCACCATTCGTTTACCGGAAGCCATTGGTTGGGGTAATGCCCAACGTTATCTGTTAACCGGTGATGAGTTCTCCGCAGAGCAGGCGTTGCAGTGGGGATTAATTCAGGAAATTGTTGATGTGGATAAGTTACATCAACGTGCCCGTGAATTGGCGACCAAGATTGTTAAAGCGGCACCGTTAGGCGTTCAGGCTGCGCTGAAATCATCCAAAGTATCGCGTTATCAGGACCAGCAAACGGCCATTGCTGATGTGTTTAAAGACATGCCTTCGGTGATGACCAGTGAAGATGCTAGAGAAGGTGTGACTTCGTTTCTGGAACGTCGTGAGGCGGTGTTTACCGGCAAGTAA
- a CDS encoding acyl-CoA dehydrogenase: MSKLVNPKDLEFLLYQVFNAEQLTELERFQDHDRTTFDGILKTSEQIAENYFLPHNAKADEHEPQFDGEKVTTIPEVKEAWKHFAESGLMSARHRFADGGMQLPSLISAACNAYFMAANPSTAGYPFLTSAAANVIHAFGSEQQKATFLPPMFEGRFSGTMALTEPDVGSSLGDLTTKAIPQDDGSYRIKGQKMYISGGDQDITENIVHLVLARIEGAPTGVKGISLFIVPKFLTNPDGSLAERNDVKLAGLLHKMGYRGTTSTVLNFGEGDRGEGDNCHGYLIGEANKGLSYMFKMMNEARIGVGLGGAMIGYRGYLESLDYARNRPQGRSATNRDPNSKPINIVEHTDVKRMLLAQKSYVEGALALCLFASRLVDEMEGEADENKAQDSAILLDLLTPIVKSFPSYYGPRANDLAIQVLAGAGYTREYPVEQCYRDNRLNPIHEGTHGIQSLDLLGRKLWQHNGKGQQLLMARVQTTLKSAQQKQALKPLADLYQKHLNTLMQTVMTLGQSLQKGEVELSLANSAVFLDLMSKMVIGWLWLEMADKAIEAFGDSETDEDKQFLAGKLQAAQYFIRWELAEIDHQAKLLTSFDTTCLDMQADWF; the protein is encoded by the coding sequence ATGTCTAAGCTGGTAAACCCAAAAGATCTCGAGTTTCTGTTGTATCAGGTGTTTAACGCCGAACAACTAACGGAACTGGAGCGCTTTCAAGATCACGATCGCACCACCTTTGACGGCATCCTGAAGACTTCCGAACAAATCGCGGAAAACTATTTTCTGCCACATAACGCCAAAGCCGATGAACACGAACCTCAGTTTGATGGCGAAAAAGTCACGACCATCCCGGAAGTAAAAGAGGCCTGGAAGCACTTTGCTGAATCCGGGCTTATGTCGGCGCGCCACCGCTTTGCCGATGGTGGTATGCAGTTGCCATCGCTGATTAGTGCCGCTTGTAACGCTTATTTTATGGCGGCGAACCCGTCGACCGCAGGTTATCCGTTTTTAACCAGCGCTGCCGCAAATGTGATTCATGCTTTTGGCAGTGAACAGCAAAAAGCAACGTTTTTACCACCGATGTTTGAAGGTCGCTTCTCCGGGACTATGGCGTTAACCGAGCCGGATGTCGGCTCATCGCTGGGTGATCTGACTACCAAAGCGATTCCTCAGGATGATGGCAGTTATCGTATTAAAGGTCAGAAGATGTATATCTCTGGTGGCGATCAGGACATCACGGAAAATATCGTGCATTTAGTGCTGGCACGAATTGAAGGAGCTCCAACCGGGGTAAAAGGTATTTCGCTGTTTATTGTGCCGAAGTTTTTAACCAATCCGGACGGCTCTCTGGCAGAACGTAACGACGTCAAGCTGGCTGGACTGTTACATAAGATGGGTTATCGCGGCACTACGTCGACTGTGCTGAACTTTGGCGAAGGAGATAGGGGTGAAGGCGATAACTGCCACGGCTATTTAATTGGCGAAGCCAATAAAGGCCTGTCGTATATGTTTAAGATGATGAACGAAGCGCGCATTGGTGTCGGCTTAGGTGGCGCCATGATTGGCTATCGTGGTTATCTTGAATCGCTGGATTACGCCCGTAATCGTCCACAGGGTCGTAGCGCAACGAATCGTGATCCAAACAGCAAGCCAATTAATATTGTTGAACATACCGATGTAAAACGTATGTTGCTGGCGCAAAAAAGTTATGTCGAAGGTGCTTTGGCGCTGTGTTTATTTGCTTCTCGTCTGGTAGACGAAATGGAAGGTGAAGCCGATGAAAACAAAGCACAAGACAGCGCCATTCTGCTCGATTTATTAACGCCAATCGTTAAATCGTTCCCATCGTATTACGGCCCGCGTGCTAACGACCTGGCCATTCAGGTATTGGCGGGTGCTGGTTATACCCGTGAATATCCGGTGGAGCAGTGCTACCGTGATAACCGCTTAAACCCAATTCATGAAGGTACCCATGGTATTCAGTCTCTGGATTTATTAGGTCGGAAATTGTGGCAACACAATGGCAAAGGCCAGCAGTTGTTAATGGCTCGGGTGCAGACAACACTGAAGTCAGCTCAACAAAAACAAGCGTTAAAACCGTTGGCAGACCTGTATCAGAAACATCTGAATACACTGATGCAAACCGTGATGACGTTAGGTCAGTCGTTACAAAAAGGTGAGGTGGAATTATCCCTGGCGAATTCGGCTGTTTTCCTCGATCTGATGAGCAAAATGGTGATTGGCTGGTTGTGGTTAGAAATGGCCGATAAAGCCATTGAGGCATTTGGTGATTCAGAAACGGACGAAGACAAGCAATTCCTCGCCGGTAAATTACAGGCGGCGCAATATTTTATTCGTTGGGAATTAGCGGAGATTGATCATCAGGCGAAGTTGTTAACTTCTTTTGATACTACCTGTCTGGATATGCAGGCAGATTGGTTCTGA
- the yihA gene encoding ribosome biogenesis GTP-binding protein YihA/YsxC produces the protein MLDQESLTYTNTHFVKSAAKLNQCPMDVLREVAFAGRSNAGKSSALNTLTGNKKLARTSKTPGRTQLINYFQIAETPLCLVDLPGYGFAKVPVAKKNEWQKELGNYLDKRDVLVGLVLLMDIRHPLKEFDNSMLDWAREKQMPVHILLTKADKLKRGPAQNTLLQVKKAVKDLGDLVTVQTFSSHNGDGLKILKNRLNSWLLPPETDAEEELAVGVPDPE, from the coding sequence ATGTTAGATCAAGAATCATTGACCTACACCAATACACACTTCGTTAAAAGTGCGGCAAAACTGAATCAATGCCCCATGGATGTGTTGCGGGAAGTCGCATTTGCCGGGCGTTCTAACGCTGGTAAGTCCAGTGCATTGAACACGTTGACCGGCAACAAAAAGCTGGCGCGAACCAGTAAAACACCAGGCCGAACTCAGCTGATTAACTACTTCCAGATCGCAGAAACACCGTTATGCCTGGTGGATTTGCCCGGATATGGCTTCGCCAAGGTGCCGGTTGCCAAGAAAAACGAGTGGCAAAAAGAGCTGGGCAACTACCTCGATAAGCGCGACGTGCTGGTCGGTTTGGTACTGCTGATGGATATCCGTCACCCGCTGAAAGAGTTTGATAACTCCATGCTGGACTGGGCACGGGAAAAGCAGATGCCTGTGCATATCCTGCTCACCAAGGCAGACAAACTGAAGCGTGGTCCGGCGCAGAATACCTTGCTACAGGTAAAAAAAGCGGTAAAAGACCTCGGTGATCTGGTCACGGTGCAAACGTTTTCTTCTCATAATGGTGATGGCCTGAAGATTCTGAAGAATCGTTTAAACAGCTGGTTATTGCCACCCGAAACAGATGCAGAAGAAGAGTTAGCCGTGGGTGTACCCGATCCGGAATAA
- a CDS encoding cytochrome c5 family protein — protein sequence MKKLAVMAAAVVAMSANVNAFDVDAKYKQACAACHAAGVAGAPKAFDAAAWEPRLATGMDAMVASVTNGKGAMPPRGLCMDCTADQYKQLINHMAAPK from the coding sequence ATGAAAAAATTAGCTGTGATGGCCGCTGCAGTTGTAGCGATGAGTGCAAACGTAAACGCTTTCGACGTAGACGCTAAGTACAAGCAAGCTTGTGCAGCATGTCACGCTGCGGGTGTTGCCGGTGCCCCTAAAGCCTTTGATGCGGCTGCATGGGAACCACGCCTGGCAACCGGTATGGACGCCATGGTAGCCAGTGTTACCAATGGTAAAGGTGCTATGCCTCCACGTGGCCTGTGCATGGATTGTACTGCTGATCAGTATAAGCAACTGATTAACCATATGGCTGCGCCGAAGTAA
- a CDS encoding cytochrome c, producing MKNLLISLIVSAGLMSVAHAGDADAGKAKAATCGACHGADGNSLAPTFPKLAGQGERYLIKQIKDIRDGARQVPEMTAFVTGLSDEDIADLSAYYASQAPTAGGADENLVELGQRIYRAGVEEKGIPACLACHGPAGAGIESAGFPRLAGQHADYTKAQLNKFSMDQRQNDGDTRIMRNIANRMHATEIEAVASYIQGLR from the coding sequence ATGAAAAACCTGTTGATTAGCCTAATCGTTTCTGCCGGATTGATGTCTGTTGCTCACGCTGGTGACGCAGATGCTGGTAAAGCCAAAGCTGCCACTTGCGGTGCCTGCCACGGTGCTGACGGTAACAGCCTTGCTCCAACCTTCCCGAAACTGGCCGGTCAGGGCGAACGCTACCTGATCAAACAGATCAAAGACATTCGCGACGGTGCTCGTCAGGTTCCGGAAATGACTGCGTTTGTTACCGGTCTGAGCGATGAAGATATTGCCGACTTGTCTGCATATTATGCTTCTCAGGCTCCAACCGCTGGCGGTGCTGATGAAAACCTGGTTGAACTGGGTCAGCGTATTTACCGTGCCGGCGTTGAAGAAAAAGGCATCCCGGCTTGTCTGGCATGTCACGGTCCTGCTGGTGCAGGCATCGAAAGTGCTGGCTTCCCACGCCTGGCTGGTCAGCACGCTGACTACACCAAGGCTCAGCTGAACAAGTTCAGCATGGATCAGCGTCAGAACGACGGTGACACTCGCATCATGCGCAACATTGCCAACCGTATGCATGCTACTGAGATCGAAGCAGTTGCATCTTACATTCAGGGTCTGCGTTAA
- a CDS encoding thiol:disulfide interchange protein DsbA/DsbL, which produces MYSQVKKWMLATVLLVTASLSQAAPYEAGKQYTVLDTPVPVLADGKIHVEEAFWYGCPHCFHLESVLKPWKKQLAADVSFTGVPAMFGRAWVVHAQLYYVADVLGVLPQVHESIFRALHIEKQRLLDRDDQRDFLVEKAGVSEKDFDKAYESFTVKSRMKQGDQRIRAFKITGVPALIVQGKYVVTASTAGGQNEMLNVVDYLIEKERQALKAK; this is translated from the coding sequence ATGTATTCTCAGGTTAAGAAATGGATGCTGGCGACAGTTCTGTTAGTCACCGCTTCTTTGTCTCAGGCTGCACCTTATGAAGCAGGCAAACAATACACGGTGCTGGATACGCCGGTTCCGGTCTTGGCCGATGGCAAAATCCATGTAGAAGAAGCCTTCTGGTATGGTTGCCCACACTGCTTCCACTTGGAAAGTGTCCTGAAACCCTGGAAAAAGCAGTTGGCTGCTGATGTCAGCTTTACCGGTGTTCCTGCGATGTTCGGTCGTGCCTGGGTTGTTCATGCCCAACTGTATTATGTTGCGGATGTTCTGGGTGTTTTACCTCAGGTACATGAATCCATCTTCCGTGCGTTGCACATCGAAAAACAACGTTTGTTGGATCGTGATGACCAACGTGATTTTCTGGTGGAGAAAGCCGGTGTTTCTGAAAAAGATTTCGACAAAGCGTATGAATCTTTCACCGTTAAAAGCCGTATGAAGCAAGGTGATCAACGTATCCGTGCCTTCAAAATCACTGGCGTACCAGCACTGATTGTTCAGGGCAAATACGTTGTGACTGCCAGCACAGCCGGTGGTCAGAATGAAATGCTGAATGTTGTTGATTACCTGATTGAAAAAGAACGTCAGGCACTGAAAGCAAAATAA
- a CDS encoding endonuclease/exonuclease/phosphatase family protein → MAAPKAANSLRLLSFNMQVGIRTGAYHHYLLKSWQHLLPSKQRQFSLNHIAELVNPFDVVALQEADGGSWRSQHLNQVQHLAEKAAFPHWYQQVNRNLGKLAQHSNGVLSRLPAQQIERHNLPGLLPGRGLMVVKYQFGRESLVVAVTHLALGKNTQFSQLDYLVEAVADAKHLVIMGDLNQEAEVLLKQSPLKRLNLHPVDSNMHTFPSWRPQRGLDHILISDNLSVNRLAVIDHPHSDHLPVAAEIFLPNKL, encoded by the coding sequence GTGGCGGCCCCAAAGGCCGCCAACAGCCTGCGCCTTCTCTCGTTTAATATGCAAGTCGGTATCCGAACCGGCGCCTACCACCATTATCTGCTGAAAAGCTGGCAGCACCTGTTACCCAGCAAGCAGCGGCAATTCTCTCTCAATCATATTGCCGAGCTGGTGAACCCATTCGACGTTGTGGCCCTACAGGAAGCCGATGGGGGGAGCTGGCGTAGTCAACACCTGAATCAAGTCCAGCATCTGGCCGAAAAAGCCGCGTTTCCACACTGGTATCAGCAGGTCAACCGCAACCTGGGTAAACTGGCGCAACACAGCAACGGCGTTTTATCACGACTGCCCGCGCAACAAATCGAACGCCATAACTTACCCGGACTATTGCCCGGCCGTGGACTGATGGTGGTTAAATATCAGTTTGGTCGTGAGTCTCTGGTGGTTGCCGTCACCCACCTGGCGTTAGGCAAAAACACTCAGTTCAGCCAACTGGACTACCTGGTCGAAGCAGTCGCCGATGCCAAACACCTGGTAATCATGGGTGACCTTAATCAGGAAGCCGAGGTACTGCTGAAACAAAGCCCACTCAAGCGCCTGAACCTGCATCCCGTCGACAGTAATATGCACACCTTTCCCAGTTGGCGGCCTCAACGGGGCCTCGATCATATTCTCATCAGTGACAATCTCAGTGTTAACCGCCTTGCTGTTATTGATCACCCACACTCAGATCACCTTCCGGTAGCTGCAGAAATATTCCTGCCTAACAAGCTTTAA
- a CDS encoding GGDEF domain-containing protein — MAKGAGSDSARRWREKYLGLIEDHEKLKRSSEEDLDNYRRGLVMVSLLAEGQSSTVDTPLKALREALKPGASGMNKTMDELERAVQRFESQNSAQAEVLLGQLNDVASKLLLCPLPRPLLKRIKQVRKQASSELESWSGYTTQLQNWIQIVGEVATLEGYDEPKSKWWHRWFKPNNEEFQDDNEVTLQDDEQSDEQEPGFSHIAQEVSDTLINLLSQLVIPDRLAGSATSLQTRLGKGLNWYELVPLLEDTAEFLIDCLGSGQQEFERFLHNLDQRLQAIQVLVTDATNGQAEREKARQDLDSLVREQIADIRSVVTGSEDLGDLGSSVREHLTLIVRAMEKYQEDETKREQRLAEKLEMLQARLNEMEQEASQARQIIEEHKRRATHDGLTGLPNRDAYQQRLEEELTRKSRYGGSLTLVVADVDHFKRINDNYGHLAGDKVLQLLAKAMRKSIRDVDFIGRYGGEEFVMLMPETNAEEALAAMEKLRSKVENSPFNFRKERVPITMSFGVSEFHPLEDGETVFERADKALYQAKAEGRNRCIIG, encoded by the coding sequence ATGGCTAAGGGAGCCGGTTCTGACTCGGCACGACGCTGGCGCGAGAAATATTTAGGCCTGATCGAAGATCACGAAAAACTGAAACGCTCCAGTGAGGAAGATCTGGACAACTACCGTCGCGGCCTGGTGATGGTTTCCTTGTTGGCGGAAGGTCAGTCATCCACCGTAGATACCCCACTGAAAGCACTGCGGGAAGCACTAAAACCCGGCGCCAGTGGCATGAATAAAACCATGGATGAACTGGAACGCGCCGTTCAGCGATTCGAATCACAAAACTCCGCCCAGGCTGAGGTTTTGCTTGGGCAATTGAACGATGTGGCCAGTAAGTTACTGCTCTGCCCACTGCCTCGCCCCCTGTTAAAACGCATTAAGCAAGTCCGTAAACAAGCCAGTTCAGAGCTGGAAAGCTGGTCCGGCTATACCACACAACTGCAAAACTGGATTCAGATTGTTGGCGAAGTGGCGACGCTGGAAGGCTACGACGAGCCTAAATCCAAATGGTGGCACCGCTGGTTTAAACCCAACAATGAAGAATTTCAGGACGACAACGAAGTCACTTTACAGGATGACGAACAAAGCGATGAACAGGAGCCCGGGTTTTCTCATATCGCTCAGGAAGTCTCTGACACCCTGATCAATCTGTTGTCTCAACTGGTGATTCCCGACCGCCTCGCGGGCAGTGCTACCAGCTTACAAACCCGTTTGGGCAAAGGGCTTAATTGGTATGAACTAGTCCCGCTGTTGGAAGATACAGCCGAATTCCTGATCGATTGCCTTGGCAGTGGCCAACAGGAGTTTGAGCGCTTTTTACACAACCTGGATCAGCGCCTGCAAGCCATTCAGGTACTGGTTACGGATGCTACCAACGGGCAGGCCGAACGCGAAAAAGCCCGTCAGGATCTTGATTCACTGGTGCGTGAACAAATCGCCGATATTCGCTCCGTAGTCACCGGCTCGGAAGATCTGGGCGACTTGGGCTCCAGCGTTCGTGAGCATCTGACATTAATTGTCCGAGCGATGGAAAAATATCAGGAAGACGAAACCAAACGAGAGCAGCGCCTGGCCGAGAAGCTGGAAATGCTCCAGGCACGTCTGAATGAAATGGAACAGGAAGCCAGTCAGGCACGACAAATTATTGAGGAGCACAAGCGTCGTGCAACACACGATGGCTTAACTGGGTTGCCCAATCGTGATGCCTATCAGCAACGCCTTGAGGAAGAGCTGACCCGTAAATCCCGGTATGGTGGATCGCTCACGTTAGTTGTTGCTGACGTCGATCACTTCAAACGCATCAATGACAATTACGGCCACCTGGCAGGCGATAAAGTTTTGCAACTGCTTGCCAAAGCCATGCGCAAATCAATTCGCGACGTCGACTTTATTGGCCGTTATGGCGGTGAAGAGTTTGTCATGCTGATGCCAGAAACCAATGCTGAAGAAGCTTTGGCCGCCATGGAGAAACTGCGTTCAAAAGTAGAGAACAGCCCGTTTAACTTCCGCAAAGAGCGTGTCCCCATCACCATGTCGTTTGGGGTCAGTGAATTTCATCCGCTGGAGGATGGCGAAACCGTATTTGAACGCGCCGATAAAGCGCTGTATCAGGCCAAAGCTGAAGGCCGTAATCGCTGTATTATTGGATAG
- a CDS encoding DeoR/GlpR family DNA-binding transcription regulator, whose product MPKRNTVQRRQSILQRLSEQGEVQVESLARDFETSEVTIRKDLATLEKSGMLLRRYGGAIPLPQELLPEDKPSQQPELSQRKQAIAAAAATCVRDHNRIIIDFGSTTAALIPELNRKQGLVVMTNSLIVANAIRGLENEPTLLMTGGTWDAHSESFQGQIAEQVLQSYDFDQLFIGCDGIDLERGTTTFNELLGLSRVMAASAREVIVLAEADKVNRRIPNLELPWQQVDKLITDERLSDEHQQLLEQQGVQVICVTPEQN is encoded by the coding sequence ATGCCCAAACGAAATACCGTTCAGCGCCGACAAAGCATTCTTCAACGCCTGTCCGAGCAAGGTGAAGTTCAGGTTGAATCGTTAGCGCGTGATTTTGAAACGTCTGAAGTTACGATTCGTAAGGATCTGGCAACGCTGGAAAAAAGCGGCATGTTATTGCGCCGTTATGGGGGGGCCATACCACTGCCTCAGGAGCTGTTACCCGAAGATAAACCATCGCAACAGCCAGAATTGTCACAACGCAAACAAGCAATTGCCGCTGCTGCAGCGACCTGTGTCCGTGACCATAACCGCATCATCATTGATTTTGGTAGCACAACCGCGGCATTGATCCCGGAGCTGAATCGCAAGCAGGGGTTAGTTGTGATGACTAACTCGTTAATTGTCGCCAATGCTATTCGTGGGCTGGAAAACGAACCCACCTTATTGATGACAGGCGGTACCTGGGATGCCCACTCCGAATCGTTTCAGGGGCAAATTGCCGAGCAAGTATTGCAGTCTTACGACTTTGATCAGCTATTTATTGGCTGTGACGGCATCGACTTGGAGCGCGGCACCACCACTTTTAATGAATTATTAGGCCTCAGCCGTGTGATGGCTGCATCCGCCAGGGAAGTGATTGTGTTGGCCGAAGCCGACAAGGTAAACCGCCGAATTCCTAATCTGGAATTGCCCTGGCAGCAGGTGGATAAACTGATTACTGATGAACGTCTGTCTGACGAGCATCAACAACTTTTAGAACAGCAAGGCGTGCAGGTGATTTGTGTCACGCCAGAACAAAATTAG